The window GCAAGGGTGAGGGCAGTGGGAAGAGGCAAAGGCAAAGTCAGTGCGTGCAGGGCAACCTGGCCAGAAGAGAGGAGCAGACCTGCCTGGGAGGCCACAATAGGGGTTGGTGGCCAGAGGGCTGGGTTGGAACCTGGCTCATCAACTGGTTAATGGTTCTGGCCACCATAAGAATTGTCTCCAGGAACCCTGAGAAGCTACACCGCAGAGCCTCTTCCTGACCACATAAAAGCCATCCTGAAGCAGCCCATCTGATGCTGGTGCAGTCATCAGATCTCTCACAGAGGACACTGTCAATTAAAGGTCTCCCCTCTGCACCCTTGGAATCCACCCTCTCCACTTCCTGGGGAAGGGCAATTGAGGCTGTGACAAACCCCCCAGCCAAGATCTTTCTAGAGATAATCTAGCTATGCTAAGTACACCAAGTTAATTAGATAAGACTCAAATTACATGAGCAAAGTTTGCAAGCCCATCACTTTGGGGATTTTCAAGTTACTTACCTATCTCTGATTTTGCTGGGAGAAAATGACTTCTTGCTCCCAGGCAAACTAAACAGATAAATCAGAGCAGTCGCTTCCTCTCAAGCCCTATAAAGGGGTAGGCCAAGGTCGCAGGCTGTTGAGTTACAGCTCAGCTTCTTATTCCAGCTCTCTGACCTTTTCAGCATGAGTCGCCAATTCAGCTACAAGTCCGGAGCTGCCGCCAAGGGGGGCTTCAGTGGCTGCTCAGCTGTGCTCTCAGGGGGCAGCTCATCCTCCTACCGGGCAGGGGGCAAAGGGCTCAGCGGGGGCTTTGGCAGCCGGAGCCTCTACAGCCTGGGGGGCTCCCGGAGCATCTCCTTCAATGTGGCCAGTGGCAGTGGGAAGAGCGGAGGTTATGGATTTGGCCGAGGCCGGGCCAGCGGTTTTGCGGGCAGCATGTTTGGCAGTGTGGCCCTGGGGCCTGTGTGTCCATCTGTGTGCCCTTCAGGGGGCATTCCTCAGGTCACCATCAACAAGAGCCTCCTGGCTCCCCTCAACGTGGAGCTTGACCCCGAGATCCAGAAAGTGCGCGCCCAGGAGCGGGAGCAGATCAAGACCCTCAACAACAAGTTCGCCTCCTTCATCGACAAGGTGGGTCTTCCTGGAGAAAGCCAAGTGTAGAGCTCCTTCCTTTTTCCACCTTTACTGCCCTTGGGGGCTCCGTATCTGAGGCAAAGGATGGCAGGACACTTCCCAGGGATGCAGACACAGCTGAGGACAGGGCAAGGAAGAAGTGGACAAACCCTGATATCAGTGTTGAGAGATCACGGTGGTCAGAGTGGAGGGAGGAGCTAGACAGCTTAGTCTGGGAAGGTCTGCTGGAGGCAGGGAAAGTGACTTGAGTGGAGAAGAGTGATGGCTTGTGAAGCTTCAAAGTCAGACAAAGGAGAAGCCTACAGCAGCCTGGGAGGTCTAGAATGCCATAAGGTTTAGTTCTATCTCTCATGGGACCCAGACCAGCTCAGATTCCGGTCAGAAGACAGATTCATAGCCTGTAGGACATCCAAACTATAAGGCAAGGCAAGGCCCATGAGGATTAGTGGTGCACTGGAGTAGAGGTTCCCAGAAGTGATCCCTGAACTGGCAGCATCAACACCACCTGGCGCTCATTAGAAATGCACATTATCAGGCGCCACCTCATGCCTAATGAACCACAAACCCTGGGATGGGGCCTGAGGgtgtgcatttctaacaagccccTGATGCACACTtgaggttgagaactgctgaggaACAAAGGGGTAGGGACTGTCTTGGGAAGTAGACTTCCTGGGCTTCGGAGAGTAGGGGAAGCTTACCAAAAATCACAGTGAGGGAGGGCGGTCAAGCCTAGGTAAGAGTTTGCTAGACAGTGGTAAGGAGAGGCAGCAGTCACATGCAGCATGAAGGACTTGTCTGGAGAGGGGGGCACCTTGGGTATGTATGGGTGTTAGGTGAGTGGTGGAAGAGGGGCAGGCACATTGTGAAGATCATAAAAATGAATTTGGACTTGACTCTGTAGGTGATGTGGAACCACCAGAGGGTTTTCTGTAAAGGAATGGCATGGTATTTATGAGCTGGCACTCGAGAATGCTGGGAAAATGCTCTGAGGTCAGGGAGAGTTGGACATGAAAGCAAccatggggggaggggcaagacCCCAGATCAGCTGAACACTGACCTCTGGCTGCGCTAGGAAAGGCCATGACCAAGGAGACAGAGAGTAGGCAGAGCACAGGCCAGGCCACTGGGCCTGAGCAGAACCTCCCAGGCGCCTGAGGGCCAGCACAGGCCAGTTTACATGTCTTAGGACGTGCTTAGAGAGATGGCGCAGGCTGATGACCGATGTTGGTCTAGGCAGGTTTAGACAGGTGCAGAGGAGACAGATCTTGATTAAAGGGAAATGAAGATGTTGATGCCTCTCTTGATCTTAAGGGGCTGCTCCCAGAAAAGAGCCTCTCAGTCAAAGGGCCTGCGTGGGGAGGGGCATGAGAGGCTTTTTCTAAGGGCCGAGGCTAATTCTTTAAGCTAATGCAGCATAACAGAACACAGCTACCATCCAGGAAAGGAAACCTCACAGCCTCTCTCCATGACTGGTCTGTTGATCTGGGTTCCAGGTGCGGTTCCTGGAGCAGCAGAACCAGGTGCTGGAGACCAAGTGGGAGCTGCTGCAGCAGCTGGACCTGAACAACTGCAGGAACCACCTGGAGCCCGTGTACGAGGGCTACATCAGCACCCTGCGGAAGCAGCTGGAGACGCTGCTGGGGGACAGGGTGCGGCTGGACTCGGAGCTGCGGAACATGCGGGAAGTGGTGGAGGACTACAAGAAGAGGTGAGCAGGGACCCTGCCCTCAGGCTGACCATCTCCTGGGCTGGGCTTTCCCAGTGAGCACTGGGGTACTGGCCTTAAGAACACTGAGCTCGGGTAGGAGCAATCAACCCTTCACCCCTCTGCTCAGGGAAGATAAGGGCCTTCTCTGGGTAGCCGGGAGAGCTGAACAAGGAACAGCCAGTCTCTTGGAAAGTAACAAGACTGTCCTGACAGGTGATCACCTCCTCGGCACTGCTTTCCCCACTCAGGAGAGCTCAATGTGCATACCCCACAGTCTCTTGTCCCTGTGCTTACTCAGTTTGCCTCTAAGTTCCAAGGAGACTCCCCAGTGTGGCAGAAAGCTGGGACTAGGGAGCTGGAATCTCTGTTGActttctgttctcctttctctcagGTCCTGGACATATGGGCCatgcttcttcttccttccccagGGGACAGTCTGGCTTCTTTGGGACTCATGTTTGGGAATAGGTGGAGTTCTGGTAGGGGTGTCAGACAGCTGGATCACACAGGAATAATGATTGAAAGAAGCAGTGGCTTGTTCCTATGGTTTGGACACTGAGTGCAAGGAAGAAGCACCTACTCACTGTCCAGGCAGCAAAGGAAATGAAGACCCTGAACCACCTGGTCATCTGGCCTGGGAGGGGGCTGCTTCGAAGCCTGCCCACATGCTGTACAAATAGCCTTAGTGAGTTGGACAGATTTGCAAAGgtgtaaaacaatatttattagaAGATACACAACATGGgcatctcttttctcttttcacatGAAAACGCAcataccaacacacacacacatgcacacgcatgcacacacgcacacacacacacacacgtgtgtgtgtgtgtgtgtgtgtgtgtgtgtgtgtgtcctgctcaTTGCGACACTTTTCCTGCAGGTATGAGGAGGAAATAAATAAGCGCACAACTGCTGAGAATGAATTTGTGGTACTTAAGAAGGTAAGGAGGGGGTACATATCCCTTGGTCACCCAGGGAATGGAATGTGGAGGACaggggagatgacatcagagaggaaactgagatcTGTGCTCCATACAAGGGCCTGGAGCAGAAATGTCAGGGCAGATGGAGGGATTTGTTGCTTGGGAAATGTTGGGAAACCTTGATGTTTATCTAGAACACATCACTTTGTCAGTCCTTGTGTTCTGTGTAAATGGGCAGGAGCCAAGATATGGATAGTCAATCTCCAGCTCATGCCCACTTTGGTTTTGGAAACAAGACACTCTCTGAGAGGAGTTACCGGCTTATCTTCCAGCTCTGCCGTCAGCTCTGACTACTGATGGTGGACTGTGGGATATGTGGGGGGAGAGGGCTCTCTCCCATACTTTTCTGTTTGAGAAATAGAATCAGTAAAAAGACTTCATTTTTGGATGGGGCAGGAGTTCCAGAGGAACCAGGAACCTGTTCAAGGTCTCACAGTGAGGCCTGGGTGGAAGTCAGGTTCCTACCCTGTGGCTCTTGACTCCATTCCCTGAGGTGCTTAGTCACAGAGTTGTTGCTGGGGTGCCAGTTCCCAGGAGAACACTACTGAGCTTGAAGTAGGGTGATGCCAGGGGTCTCTGGATTCCCTTAGGACGTGGATGCAGCGTACATGAACAAGGCAGAGCTGCAGGCAAAGGTGGATGCCCTGGAAGGAGAGATCAAGTTCTTCAAGTGTCTGTACGAAGGGGTAaggctcccccacccaccccagctcTGTCGTCTGGAAGAACACATGTGAATGAGCAGTTATTTATTCATCAGTAACTCTAAGCTTTCAGGAGATCTCCGGTATTTGGATGCTGGGAGCTTTGTAGATCAAAGGCAAGAGTGACATCTATCTCATATCTCCCAATGATGTGTGCCATCAGTCCCAGCCTGGCCTCCAGTCTCCTGCTCTCACATCCTCCAGGAAGCCATGGGTCCTTAAGGGGTTCCCACCAGCCTTCAGCAGAACTCATTCTCATTTTGTCTATCTTCTCTCTGCCGCGTTAGGAATTTCAGCAGAACTCATTCTCATTTTGTCTATCTTCTCTCTGCTGCGTTAGGAATTTCAGCAGAACTCATTCTCATTTTGTCTATCTTCTCTCTGCCGCGTTAGGAATTTCAGCAGAACTCATTCTCATTTTGTCTATCTTCTCTCTGCCGCGTTAGGAATTTCCTTAGGTCTTGAGCGGGAATCCCTAGGGATGGAGGTGGAGAGTCCTCAAACCCTTTCTACTGCCTCTGTGACCATCTGGCTTCAAGTCTCAGCCTGTTGGCCAGTCATCTGTGGGTTCCTGTGTCTTTAGGGCCTCTTGTGTGGGGCCCAGGCTGCTTCCCCTCTACCTTCTCTACTTCTGACCAGCCTCAGGTGACAGACATGGGGACTATGTTCTGCTTGGGCTGCTTCAAACCCACTCAGCAGTATTTAGGTGTGAGGTTGGAACCTCTGGGCTGGTGAGCTCCATTTTGATAAGCTTTGAAGTATGCAGCTGCATCTTTTGGGAAGTTTTGGGGCTCCCTCATTGGGATAGGACCAACACCTTGGCACCTTCCTCTGCTcacaaaagatatttcatgcttCTTTGTTTCTCATGCAGGAGATCGCTCAGATTCAGTCCCATATCAGTGACACGTCTGTCATCCTGTCCATGGACAACAACCGGAACCTAGACCTGGACAGCATCATCGATGAGGTCCGGGTTCAGTACGAGGAGATCGCCCTGAAGAGCAAGGCTGAGGCCGAAGCCCTGTACCAGACCAAGGTGAGGCTGCACACCTCCCCAGAGTCAAATGGTTCAGGGCCTCTGGTTCAGCCCCATGACCCACTATGACCCACGCATTGACTGGAATCATGACACACTCCCTGGCACTGTGGAAAGCTCAAAGGGAGGAGAAAATGAAGCTCTGTCTTTAAGAGCCACTTAGACCATGGCAGCCATGGGAGAACACACACAGCTGATGCACATGGATGTGGCACAAACAGAGTCGTGAACAAAGAGGAGACAGAGGTTAGGGAACTAGGATCAGGTGGGGCAGGTTAGGAACAACATCTGGAGGCAGAGTTTTTAACTGAGTCTGGGAAGAAAGAAGATATGGGTGGTTAGCATTTCAACTCCTTGTTAATTACAATAAATTAAGGGGTCTCTTCAGTGTGATCTGAAACTAGGTAACTACTACTTTTCATTCAAGTCCAACTTCAAGAACTAAGGAGGTGTTTCAGTTCCTTAGATCTTAATTTCTTTAATGGGTGGGGAGATAATTCTTTAGATAATGTGGTTTCTCAGATCTAGATGGCAACTTCCTAATTGTTCCTTGCTGTTTATCAAGCTCCTTCTCAAGGGAAATCCACAATCTTGAGACCTTATATTCTCTACTCCTTGCTTCCTTGCTACCTTAGAGACAGGAAGATTTGGCCTGCAGAGGTGGGAAGAAAGGAGGCTTTTAAAAACCTGGGATACACCATAGGCCAGGGCTTCTTGATAAATGTTTTCACTTAAGTCCTCAGTTCCCAAATCCCTCTACATTACTCCTGAAAACCAAGGTTAGGGATGACTTTGTAGGTTAACCACTCAGGAGACTGCTTGGTGTCAGATCTGGGGGAGTTAAtgcctctgtccctgtctgagtgtggggtgggggagccaTTGTGCTCACACAGCTTTGCAGAGAAGCAAGAGAAAGGCATCTTCCTGCCTCAGTGTTTTTTGTCCCAAGAGTATCTCCAAAGATGAAACACAGGAACATAGAAGAACCCTGTCTTCCAAGGTTCCAACACCTTTAGGAGGAATCCTGAATCTACAGTCATGCTAGGGCCAAATATGAGACAAGTAGCAAGGCAAAGCACCCAGGAACagagacaggcaagccacaaccACCAGAAGTCTGACTGTcacacatttttgtgtttttcataaGCCAAATTCTGGGTTAGAAATAGAATACTCTCCGTTGACTATCCAATGGATGACATCAAGGTAGGAATAATTCTGAACTAGTAGATGACCCAAAATTCATGACCAGAGGTGTTGTGGTATAGCCAAATATACccctgtcacacatacacaaaatgttCCTCCATGCACAGCAAGATGGCCAGTAGCCTAGGGTCCAGCTGAACTGTGAAGGGAAGGAAGCCATAGAAAATACAGATGGGCAGCTCATCAGCTCCCCctttggttcattcattcattcattcattcatcaataaAACCTCATTTGAGCACCAGTCAGGAACTGTGATAGGTACTAAgaattcagaaattttaaaaaaggttcctGCCCTCCAGGCATTCTGAGTCTGATGGTAAATACACAGAAACTTGTGATGATAGTACAATGCGGTAAGACCTATGGACTAGTGTGGCAGAGGCTATGGGGACAGAAGTGCACCCAACTGAAGGATCAGGAAAGGCATGCTGCAGGAAATAATTCTGTACTGACTGAGTTGGAGCCAGTTAGGGAACAAGATTTTCCAGGTGGAGGGAGAGACTTATAAAAGACTCAGAGACTTGAGAGCATGTGGGATATTGAGGGAACATGAAACTGTTTGGCCCAGGTGGAGAGCCAGGGAGTTGATGGGCAGGGGTTGTGTGAAATGAGTCTGGCAGGGCTGGTGAGTGCCAGATCTCAAGGCACCTTGATGCTATATTAGGAATTTGAATTTGACCTTGACTTTGAAAGGCTATAAATAGAGGATTATCATAATTGGAGTTGTGTGTTATAAAGTTTAAGTGTGGAAGGGTATGGGACTTTCAACAATCCTTATAGCCAAATCTAACCATCAGTGAGATCAACTGTGCTTAAGGAAAATAAGTAAATCTATTAATTGAATGGGAGGCCACTTATAGGCCTGGTGAAGTTGGGGACCCTACTCACCTCTGTTACATTCTCCAAAGACACAGTCTGCCAGGTGCTGAGTCAAGGTCCCTGCTTTGACCCATCTCCCCTTAGTTCCAGGAGCTCCAGCTAGCGGCTGGTCGGCATGGGGATGACCTTAAACACACCAAGAACGAGATCTCAGAGCTGACCCGACTCATCCAAAGGCTGCGCTCAGAGATCGAGAGTGTGAAGAAGCAGGTGAAGAAAATATCGGGGCTCCTGGCTCACCCCCAAGGGAGGAGTGAATTGCCCATATCACACATACTCTCCCATGCTCCTTCTCTTTCACTTAGCTCTCCATCTCAGAACCCCTTTCTTTAAATAGAGCCCCCATTCTCACCCCCCATACTTAGTCCCCACCTGAAGTCCAAGAACAATTAGAAGGATTTTTTCAGAAAGCCAAGGGGCTGAGAATAACACCCCTCCCAGTCCCAGGTGAACAGGGCTCTAACACCATGGATGCAGCTTTGCTCTAGTATGTGGAGCAGGACAGAGGAGGACCCAACTACTATGAGCACATGGGGGGGGGGCGTGAAGTGAGGTTTAGAGTACCTTAGAACTCAGGGGGTTGCTACCTCCTGGCCCTCAGTGCTCCAACCTGGAGACGGCCATCGCCGATGCTGAGCAGCGGGGTGACTGTGCCCTGAAGGACGCCCGGGCCAAGCTGGACGAGCTGGAGGCTGCCCTGCACCAGGCAAAGGAGGAGCTGGCCCGGATGCTGCGCGAGTACCAGGAGCTGATGGGCACCAAGCTGGCCCTGGACGTGGAGATCGCCACCTACCGCAAGCTGCTGGAGGGCGAGGAGTGCAGGTGGGTGATGGAAGGGAATCTTAGAATATTAAAGCTAGAAGAACTTTTGAAATCCTCTGACTCCGTTTCCCAGAGTGTTAGGGGCAGGCTGTTGGAAGGGCTGACGATGCTTTTCAGTCACCGACAAACATAGCCTTAAGCAGCATATGACCAGATGAGACAGATTTCCTTTAGAGTtaattgtttactttttattatatttatttttactgctaCTGTTTTGTTCTTATTTGGTCAGGTAGAGCTACTGGTCATCTATTTGTCAAGGTGATATAAAAAACTTCCTTTTAAGAGAAAAGTATTTTTGTTATAAAAGGCGGAGTCAATGAATTAATAGTAGCTACATAACTGCATGAGTTGTACATGGTCATAGCAATACTTGGGAGGGTGGTACATGAAGCACTGACTTTAAAAACAGCCTCGGtcttgcctggccaggcggtggcgcagtggatagagcatcggactgggatgcagaaggacccaggttcgagaccccaaggttgccagcttgagcgtgggttcatctggcttgagcaaaaagctcaccagcttggacctaaggtctctggctagagcgaggggttgctcggtctgctgaaggcccatgatcaaggcacatatgagaaagcaatcaatgaacaactaaggtgtcacaacgaaaaactaatgattgatgcttctcatctctctctgttcctgtctgtctatccctctctcagactctgactctgttaaaaaaaacaaacaaaaaaaaaccagcctTGTTCTAAGTTAGCACTGTTTTATACACAAGGCTCGGAGAGAAAAAGTTACTAAATCATAAGGTTGGTCCACTAGTGGCAACTCCTGATGCTCATATTTCCACATACCCTTATTCAGGTGGTAACCTCTCAGGGATGAAAAAGTGGGCTAAGAAACTTGGCAAGAAGGACTCTGGAGGTGCTGTTGCTACTGGGGGCTCCAGGGTTGCAAGTTCATACATCTCTGCAGTGGGGAGAGTAGACTGAGGATGGAGGAGGAGGTACTTAGAGACACACAAGTGCAGTTCATGCCTGAATATGAGCTAGTCCGGTGAGGATTTCAGGCTGTGGAGAGGGTATGTCGGATTCCACATATGTGGAGAGGATAGGTCAGATTCTATATGGTGGAGATTCGACTGTGCTTTTTCCTCCCTGTAGGATGTCTGGAGAATACACCAACTCTGTGAGCATCTGTGAGTATTTCATGCCTCTGAGGAAATATTTTCAGTCCATTAACAATCACACAGCAAATGGATGCCTGCCACCAGGACCTGCACGGAGCAGCCTGGCATTGTCTGGCAAAGCTCCATTGCCATAATCACCTCCCCTGCTGAcacctgctgctgcttctgccgtGGAGTCAGGTCCCCGTCACATTCTGGCCCCTCCCCCCAGATATCTTTCCCATGCTGGCACAACAGCCTCAGCTTTCCCACAGGATGCAGGCCTGGGGGCCATGAGCTGGAAGAGTTGCACCTACTCACTAAGAGTGGAGACCAAGCTCAGACATGCTGTGCACAGCCAGTTTTAATGATGGCCCTATAGGGTTCAGCTCAGTCTAAGTAAGCCAGCTAAAAACTCCCCTAAACTAACCAATTAGAAAATCCTTTGGAAAAAACCAAGACTGTTTTCTAAAGTTAAATACAAGATTTTGCTTGAGCATCATCTATTCTTCAGGGGAAGTCCTTGCTACTCCTGTTGGTTCAAAGACGAGGGTGCCTGATTTAGGGTCCTGTGGGATCTGAGCTGTTTCTCCTGGTGTTTGAGCTGCTCAGGAATTAAGTGTGTGTCACTAAACTCAGGTCCATGGTTGATGTGAAGTATTTGGTTAAGGAGGAGACACTTAAGTTAGTTGGGACTGGGAGGTTGAAGGAGACTTAGGGACACCTCTCTCCTAGGTCACACACTTATCATTCCCCCTTCCACCTTCTTCAGCAGTGATCAGCAGCTCCACAGCGGGGACAGCAGGCACAGGGACCGGCTTCGGGTTCAGCGGTGCGGGCACCTATGGCTACCGGCCTAGCTCTGTCGGCTATGGCATGCTGTCTGGAGGCTGCATCACCGGCAGTGGAAACTGCAGCCCTCGTGGGGAGGCCAAAACCAGGCTGGGGAGTG is drawn from Saccopteryx leptura isolate mSacLep1 chromosome 1, mSacLep1_pri_phased_curated, whole genome shotgun sequence and contains these coding sequences:
- the LOC136383584 gene encoding keratin, type II cytoskeletal 73 gives rise to the protein MSRQFSYKSGAAAKGGFSGCSAVLSGGSSSSYRAGGKGLSGGFGSRSLYSLGGSRSISFNVASGSGKSGGYGFGRGRASGFAGSMFGSVALGPVCPSVCPSGGIPQVTINKSLLAPLNVELDPEIQKVRAQEREQIKTLNNKFASFIDKVRFLEQQNQVLETKWELLQQLDLNNCRNHLEPVYEGYISTLRKQLETLLGDRVRLDSELRNMREVVEDYKKRYEEEINKRTTAENEFVVLKKDVDAAYMNKAELQAKVDALEGEIKFFKCLYEGEIAQIQSHISDTSVILSMDNNRNLDLDSIIDEVRVQYEEIALKSKAEAEALYQTKFQELQLAAGRHGDDLKHTKNEISELTRLIQRLRSEIESVKKQCSNLETAIADAEQRGDCALKDARAKLDELEAALHQAKEELARMLREYQELMGTKLALDVEIATYRKLLEGEECRMSGEYTNSVSISVISSSTAGTAGTGTGFGFSGAGTYGYRPSSVGYGMLSGGCITGSGNCSPRGEAKTRLGSASEFKDPSGKTSALSSPTKKTSR